The genomic window GATACCCAAAGAATTTCAAATTTTGATTGTTGTTTTTGTTTTTGCATCATTGTTTTTGTGAGAAGTCCACAGTTATTATGAAAGATTTGGTTGGTGGGATGATCTTTTGCATCTGCTTTCTTGAATAGGTCTTGGTTTTGTTGGTTTTTTGATATTATATATTTTTTACAAATCTTGAAAATTTTCTGCTCCGGCTGGAATAATAGCAATGTTTTCGTTTTGTTTTGCTCTGGCTTTATGAGCTTTGTGGGAGGTTTTTGAATTTTGGATGGATGAATTGTTTGGCCTTGATATGCAAAAGGCAAGAAATTTGGAAGAGGTGTATTGAGAATTTGATACAAGACTTTGAGTCAAAGATACAATGATAGATCTAATGATGGATGCTGTTGGTGCTTTGATTGCTTCTATATGGTGATATATATACTTGAAAAAATGAGAAAGCTTCAAGTGGTTTGATAAATTAGTAGAAAAATTTGAACAGTCCAATGAGAATTTATTCAAAAAATAACATTTTGTTAAACAAAAAGAGAGCAGTATGTTCACTGCTCCCTATATAGAGGATTAGTCTATAATTTTCTCTATGGTTTTTTCAACTATGTTTAAACTCCAAACCAATCCTATGAAAAAAGCTACAAAATCCACTCCCTGTTTGGAATATATATCAAAGTGATAGGTTAGAAAGAACAATAAAGCTACCACTCCAAAGGCTGGTACAATGATAAACAAAGCCTATCCTGGATGAGCAAAAGTAGCAGCCATACTGAATTTTACAATTTTGGCAAGCAGCCATCCAACTATAAAGAACACCAAAAATATTGCTATGCCTAGTATAAATTCCATGTTTACCTCTTTTATTTAACTCCAAGGTGTTAAGCAGTATATATATTTTATTGATATTTTCAATATGTTAACAGTTTTTTCTTTATTTTCTCTTGAAAAAATAAAGAAAAAAATTATATTAATAATTGTCCTTTCTAAGGAGTTGGTGGGTGTTCCTTTATCTCCTCCACATCACCCAAACTATGGGAACCGGTATGCCTTATCTTTGGATGAGGTCGAGTTACCCACTTTGGTCTAGGGGGATAGAGATAGAATTACTCCACGGCTCCTTGGTTTTTTGATAAAAGTGTTTATTTTAAAAAATAAGTTTGTAATGTATTTACCTGATATAACACCTGAATATATTGAAGTATTTTGATTTCCAGTGTCTCAAACTTTGATAACATCGTTGGTTGCTACGGTGTTTTTTGTTTTGTTTGTTGTGTTATATAATTTGTTGAAATCTAAAAATCCAAAAAACAAGTTTGTTGTGTGAGTAGATATGTTTGTTGAGCTTGTGTTGGATTTTTTTGAAAATATAGGTGGTACATTACATCCAATCGCTAAAAATTATGTTATTTTTGTGTTTTTTTATTTGTTGTGGGTTAATTTATTTTGAGTATTATGAGATGTTTTTGCAATAGTAATACCAGCTGTGCATGAATGGTTTAGGCCGGTTGCTACAGATATTTATTTTAATGCTATACTTGCTGTTTTGTGAGTTGTTGGATCTTTGATTTATTGATTCAAGATGAATGGTTTTCATTATATAGAAAAGTTTGTTCCATATAAATGAATGGGACTTGTGGATAAGGTTGATTCTGTCTGAAAGTTTTTTGTTAAAATTGCAGATATTGCAATAGGGCTTTTTGTTTGAGTGTTAGAAATGATATCAGAAGTAGCAAAAATATTGTCTTTGACTCTTAGGTTGTTTTGAAATATATTCGCATGAGTGATATTGTTGACTTTGTCAATCACAGCATTGCCAGTGTTGTTTCCTGTTTTGGTGATAGTGTTTGAAATTGCTGTGTCTTTTATACAGGCATTTGTTTTTGCATTGCTTGTGTGTATATATTTCAAAATGGCTGAGTCGGTTCATTAAGCTAGTCATTTTGGTTTTATAATTTATATGTTAAATAAATAAACTTATGGAATTGAGTGTACTTTGACCTGGAATAGCTATATTGTGAGTAATTTGAGCTGGTATAGGTATTGGTTTGATTGGTAAATCTTGGTTGGAAGCTTTATCAAGAAATCCTGAAGCTTCAGGGAAATATCTTACTGCAGCAATTTTATCTATTGCATTTGCAGAAGCTACAGCAATATTTGCTTTGGTGGTAGCATTCCTTTTGATGTAATTTTAAATTGATATAAAAATAGATTATGCAGTTTGAAAATGAAACTATTCAAATAGTTGTAAATGTGCTTATCCAAGCTGTTAACTTGTTGATTATTTTTTTCATATTTAAATACTTCTTTGCTTGAAAAATAATTCAATCTATGGAAGAGAGAAAACAGCTTTTGGAAAAAATTAAAAATGCTAAAGAAGAGTATGATAAAAAAATAAAAGAAGCCAAAGAAGAAAGTGAAAAAATAATTGATGAGGCTAAAGAACATAAAAATAAAATTCTTCAAGAAGCAGAAGATCTTGCCAAGCAAGAAAAGCAAAAAATAATATCAAATGCAGAAAGAAAAGCAGAAGATATTATTGAAAATGCTAAAATGAAATCTGATAGTATACAAAAAGAGCTTGAAGATTCTTGGGAGGAGTCTGTGAAAGAAACAGTAAGAGTGGTTGTTTGAAAACTTATTGAAGAAGATGTTCAGCTGCAGGATAAATATATTTCAAATATATTAGAGCAAGCAAAAAAATAATTTAGATTATTTGATAAAATATGAGTTATATAACAAATAAAGAGTTAGTAGAAAATCATTTTTCTAAAGCTGATGATAGAAAATTTATATTAGATCTTTTTCTTGTGGTTTTATATTTGTATAAAAAATACTGAAAAAATTTGCTAACAAATAGGTTCCAATCTGTTCTGAAAGATGTAGATGAATCTATCGTAGATTTGATAGTTTTTTTAAATACATACTGAAAGCTTAACAAAGAAGATTTACTAAATCTTTTATCTTTATTCAAACAACAAAATAAAGATTTAAAGTGACAGTTTGATGTGTTTATAAACTCTAAAAAAATTGATGATTCTATAAAAAAGACAATATGTGAAAAATTTTGAGAATGTGATGTAGATTCATATAATCAAGAATCAGTTTGAATGTTTGCTAAATGAGAAGGTTATTATTTTAAAAGAACTCTAGATTCAGACTTAAGTAGATTATTAAGATAGTTTTGATAATAAAATTTAATTTTTAAACACAAATTTATGTCAGTTGCAAAAGATTTGATAAAACAAATAGAAGAAAAGGTAAAAAATACATCTTTAGATGAAACCTTTTCTAAAAAATGAGAAATTCTTGAAGTGAAAGATGGTGTGGCTACAGTAGTAGGTTTGGATGATGCAATGTTTTCTGAAATAGTAGAGTTTGAAGATGGTACTAAATGATTGGTTTTGGATTTGACTCAAAACTATGTGGGTGTGTTGGTTTTGTGAGATTATAGTAATATCACTCAATGACAAGTAGTAAAATCTTCTTGAGAAGTTTTAAGTGTATGAGTTTCAGATGATTTTTTGGGTAGAGTAGTGGATGGTTTGTGAAATCCTATAGATTGATGAGAAAAAATAAAAGAAGAAAAGAAGTATCCACTAGAAAAAGTGGCTCCTTGAGTAATGGCAAGACAATGAGTTGATACTCCATTACAAACTGGTATTAAGCCAATAGATAGTATGGTACCAATATGAAGATGACAAAGAGAGCTTATAATTTGAGATAGACAAACAGGTAAAACTACAATATGAATTGATACAATAATCAATCAAAAATGAAATGATGTATATTGTATATATGTTGCTATATGACAAAAGGAATCTAAGATAAGAAGGATAGTAGAAACACTTAAAGAATCAGGAGCAATGGATTATACTGTTGTTGTAAATGTACCAGCATATTCTCCTGCTGTTATGCAGTATATTGCTCCATATGTATGATGTAGTATTTGAGAGTATTTCATGGATAAATGAAAAGATGCATTGGTGGTATATGATGATCTAACTAAACATGCAAATGCTTATAGAGAAATATCATTATTGCTAAGAAGACCTCCTGGAAGAGAAGCTTACCCTTGAGATGTGTTCTATCTTCACTCAAGATTGCTGGAAAGAGCAGCTAGACTAAATCAAGAAAATTGAGGTTGATCTTTGACTGCATTACCTATTATTGAAACACAAGCTTGAGATGTTTCTGCTTATGTTCCAACAAATGTAATATCAATAACTGACTGACAAATATTTTTGGAAACTGATCTTTTTGCAGCTGGTATAAAACCTGCTATTAATGTATGATTGTCTGTATCTAGAGTTTGATGATCTGCTCAAACTAAAATTATCAAAAAAGTATCTTGAAAACTTAGACTTGAGCTAGCAACGTTTAGGGAATTAGAAGCATTTGCTCAGTTCGCTTCTGATCTTGATGAATCTACTCAACAAAAAATTCAAAGAGGTCAAAGATTAGTTGAAATGCTAAAACAATGACCAAATTCTCCTCTCTCTTTTGATAAGCAAGCTATAGTTATATATGCAGGTACTAACTGATATTTTGATTCTTTAGAAATAGAAAAAATATCAGAGTTTGAAAAACTAATATATGAAAAGCTTGATAGTAGCTATAAATTTTTATCGGATAGTATAATCGAAGAAAAAAACTTATCTGAAGAAATAGAAAATCAGATTAAAAGTTTATTGGATGAAGTTGCAGAAGAAATAAAATAATTATTAATTAGATTTATGGAAAAGCCTTTGAGTACAAGTAGACGAACTCAGAGGCTTTTTTAGTTTAAAAAATTAATTATATTTCAAAATTACACTCATTAAGATGTAATTAAATAACTATATTTTAAAAATGATTGCTTAATGTCAATAGTAATAAAAAATTGGTTAGCTTGAGCTAAAGCTTTAACATATTAATTTATATATTCTCAATAGAAGTAAGATAAATATATTTGATAATTATTTTGAAGTTAATTGAAATTTATGTATTCCCGGGATAGAAATATCTGCCGTAGTAAACACTGAGCCAGTGCATATACTGATACATTAAATCCAAAAATTAATGTTATTTAACATAAAATTATTTTTTCTCTAGGATTGAGTCAATGTTTCAATATATAATTTATTCAATAGGTATCTAATAAATTAATAAATTTAATCTAAAAACCAACAGACTCTAAAAGTTATACATAGCCCCAAGAATATAGTCTAACATGATTTTTTTGTTAAAAATATATTTTTTTCTCTGTTTTAATTAATTTTTCAGATATTGGCACTTGTAATACAGCTTAGATTTGAATGGTAAATAACTTAAATCTCACTTAATAGTATTTGTATAATTATATCAATCTTCTAATTTATCTTATTTTATAAAATTTATCCTCTTATCTGACTCAATAATTTTAGATAGCATAATTTTAAGAGCTATATGTAACAAGTTAAAAGTACGTATATCTTTTACATGAATGTAGTTTTTTATTTTTTTTATAACAATCATTTATCATTAAATATAGTTAATAATTTATTAATTATTTATTAAATTTAGAGTTTGAATTAAATGAATGAAAATATAGAATAATTATTACTTTTGAAGTAAATTTCTAAAAAAATAAACTTTATAAAACATGTATAATTGTATTTATTTTCATGTCAATACCTTATAAATAAATTCAACTTCAACCACACTGGTTCAAACTCACAACTCACTCTTAATAGTCGAAAATTCTTCAAATTTAATAATCCAGCTTACAGTGTAAGGTTTTTACTAAAATAAAAAACTCTCAAGAATTTGGAGTTTTATCAAAAAAATATAATGGAGTATTCAAAAATTTAGAATATTTATATAGTTTTTTAGGTAGAATTAATTTTAATGGGGTGGCCGACGGGACTTGAACCCGCAACAGCCAGGACCACAACCTGGTGCTCTGCCAATTGAGCTACGGCCACCATTTAAAATGTAAGGTACAGTATAATTATTTAAATTCAAAATTCAACTAAAAATAATAGCTTTTAAGTTTATTAATGATTTTGGAGTTTAATATTTGACAAATATGTTATTATACTATATAATAGTGTAATTTATTAAATAAAAATAAAAATGTACGATACGAAACAGTTGGAATATCTTATTAAAAATAGTATGTTACTTACTCTCAAACAAAGAAATAAACTATTGTCAAAAAAATGGGATGAAAGAACCAAAAATTTTTTATCAAGCTTTTTTAAAAAATATTTAGAAAAAGAAAAAAAAGCAACTAATTTTGTGAATTCTGCAAAGACTATGATGACTGCTAGAACTATTAGAAAAATTGAGCAGGATTATTTCGAAAAAGTAGAATGTTATCAAATTGATAAAATTGAAACAAAAATAAAAAAACTTTAAAAATAAAATAAAAAAATGGCTAACTTGGAAAATGTATTTGAAAGAGTTGAACAAGACGAGAAAACAGAACAATCAGAATCTTTAGAACAAGATACACAAAAAAACCTTGATACATTATATTCTGTAGATACACCAGAGGCTGCAAATGAAATTGATGAGTTGATAAGAGAAGTTGATAGCCAAATTTCTTATCCCCATTATTTTTGTAATACAATAAATGAGCAGCTTAATAGAAATGGTATTGAGGGTGTGTCTTTTACTGTATACGAAACTGATGAATGAGAAAGAAAACTTTGATTGGTTTTAGATAATCCAGATGGTGAGTGAACTTCTTTTGATGAAATAAATACCTTTCTTCAAGAACATTTTGATGCTTGAAAGGAATGAGGTGAATTTTTCAAAGAGGAGTGATGATTTAATGAAGACTGAATTAATTATGAAAATTTTGAAGAAAATGTTTGAGTTAGATCTATAGAATGAAATGAAGAAGGTGAGAATTATTCTTTTGAAGTATGAGAAGACTGAAGAGAATATGTAGAAATCAAAGAAACAAAATGAACAAGAGCTGAAGATGTTATTAAAGCATCTTTTGAACAGTATTTTCCTGATTTAGATAGTTCTTTATCGGATAAGTTTATGCAAAAATTTAAGTTGAATATAGATAATGATGATGATAGAGAATGAAATTTTCAGCAGCTTAATGAGTTTTCTCCATGAAAAATAACTTTTGATAAAGTTGATGAAGGATCAGAATGAACCAATATAGATGCTGAGGATGATGATCGCTTTCTAGTTGTGGAATGAGACAGGATGGATCTTAGCTCTTTTTTTGAAGCAGTAGATGAGTTTGCAAAAATAGAACAAAGAGAAAATATAGAATCTGAAAAAGACTTTTGATATTTCTATCAAAGTTGATGAGTGGAACACTGGGATTTGCCTGATGTAGCTAGTATTGATTATAAATCTATTACTTGAAAACATGACTGAGAATTTTCTTGAGAAAATATATGAGTAAAAGCAGAAAGTAGTGCCACTTCTGATAGAGAATCAGTTTTTTCTGATAAACAACTAGTACATTATAAAGAAAATGGCGAAACCAAGACTTGATTTGTAGTTTTTGGAAGTTCTAAAGAATGACACTCAACAACTATTCCTCAAGAGTATGACTCAAAAGAACAACTTGAGGGAGTAATTAGTCAACAAGCTACATGAACAGATCAAGAACCTTGAATGTCAGCTTTTCTTGCTACTCCTCAAGAAATATGAGAGGATTGAAACATATCTAAAATGGAGCTTAAAGAAGTAGGTGACCCTTCTATTCATGAATTTGTAGATGTTTGATTAGTTGATAAATGATCTTCTATAGATGAACCTATTTTTCCACAAGAAAACCAAGATGGTAACTTTGAATATTCTTTTGGTAATAGTAATGAATCTACATCAGTTCAATTTCAAAAGGAATCTCTTGCAAATTTTGTAGAATGAGAGAGTAAAGATTTGAATAGCGATTTAGTAGATATAGATTGAGATATTTGAAATATACTTCCAAAATGAAAAGAAGAAGATGGGCTTTATCTTAGATTTAATGAAATATTTGCCGAAGACCAAGAAAACTCTGACTGAATATTCCATGTTTTTAAAGATTGAGATGATTTGAAAATAGAACTTGTACAAAAAGATTCTTCTGATACAAAGGAAATTGATATAGAATGAGAGAGAGAATGATTTGAAATAAATAAAGATATGTTGGATATGAAGGTGTTTTGAGGAAGTGTTGAATCTATTTCAAGTCTGGAAAAAGATGATGACAAATACAATCAGACAATAGAATATAGGTCTGATAATATTCGATGAACTCTACCAATTAATTTTGAGTTCAAACCTTGAAGTAACTGAGAATTAGAATGCAATTCAATAAATGTTGAATCACCTGATGGAGATAAAACTATAAAATTTGAATGATTTGATAGTTCTTTTGATAAAAACAATCCAGAAGGTTTTTATTCTTCATTTCTAAATCAATATAGAGAATGTATGAAATATATTGGTTTGTGAGTAGCTTTTGATAATTGAGAAAATAATGATTTTATGAAAAAAGATACTGAAAGACAAGAAATTTCAATAGATGTGAGTAAATTTTCAGAATACAAATCTCATATAAATGAAGCTATTATTTCAGAATGTAGGGAATGTGTCTGAGAAGATAAAGATTTCTCATCAAATAATGAATATGTCAATCACAAACTAGAGGATGCTTGAGTAAAAAGTAATCCATGGGATTCTTTGTTTGAAACAAAATACGAAAAATCAATAGAATCTCAATATGAAAAAATGGATAATATTCGAAACTACTTAGAAGGAAATCTTAATAATTATTCACGATTGGAAGCAAACGGTTGAGATAATTTTTCTATATATACTTGAGGATGAGAAAAGAAAGATATTGTTTTTGATTGGGATTCTAAAAAAATAAATATTGATGGTGATGATTACTCTCCAGAAATAGCTCAAGAAAATATAGATAGAATGATAGAAAAATCTCAAGAAATACAATCAACTATTTATGATATAATACATATGCTGTAAGATTATATAGCGTTGTTAAAAATAATGTGTATACAAAATACTATTTATTTGATAACAAACTATGTAATGAATATACATAAAAATACAAGACTAACACCACTCCAGAGAAAAGAGGTCTGGGAATACTATAAAAGATGAATGAAGCCTAAGGATTTACATATTAAGTTCAATGTATCATTGCCTACCATATACAAGATAATAAAGAGAGCAAGAACTCAAGAGTTTTTACCAAGAAATTCTATCAATAATAGATTTAGAAACATTAGGCGATGATTACTTAGATTAGCTAAAATAGAATCTAAGATAATAGAAAAGAAAAACAAAGAAGCTAGAAGATACAATAAAAACTACCCTTGAGAAATGATGCATTTTGACACAAAAAAACTACCTCTTATAAGATGAGCAGCAAACAAAAAGTCTGAATACTTATTTGTATGAATAGACGACTATTCTAGAGAACTTTATGTAGCTATAATGCAAGATAAGACACAAGTATCTTCGTCTATGTTTCTTAGACAGGTAATAGATGAATGTCCTTACACTATTGAGTGTGTGTACTCAGATAATTGAGTTGAGTACAAATGAAATGATAAACATGAATTTGTTAAAGAGTGTGTAAAAAGCTGAATAAAGCAAAAATTTACAAAAGTTAGAACACCAAGAACAAATTGAAAAGCAGAGAGGGTTATAAGAACATTAATCGATATGTGGCACAGTAAGGAAGTTTTTAAGTCATCAGAACATAGAAAAATGTCTTTAAAAAGATTTGTAAATCGATATAACACTGTAAAGCCACATAAATGACTAGATAATAAAACTCCTTATGAAGTTATTGAAAAGTTCTATTACTGATAATTTTTTAACAACGCTACCTTTTCTTACAAATTATTTAATTGATTAATTTTTTTACCTAATTTTTTCTCATTTATAATATTTATTATAATCATCTTTTCGGTATCAATCTAAGGTATACCTGAAAGTATTAAGGTCAGCTCCCTCTACAAGTTCTCATTTGTAATATACATTATCTTCATATCATAAATACAAATCACCTATATAGAAAACATCATTAGAATTAAATCATTCTAAAAGCTTATTATTGAAATATACATTTTCAGTATCTTTTCCATAACATTTAGTTCTTGAACATCCCAAAAGTTCAAAAGTTTTTTGATCTTTTTTTTCTTGAATTTCTCACCTATAATAGACATTATTTTTATCTTTAGCATATCTTAAATTTTCTCTAAAAACTTCAAAACTTATTGGATCTGCTCAATCTATCATATTTCATTCATAATACACATATAGAAAATTTTTTGAATAATGTCTTCAGAAGTCTTTAGGAACATAAACTATTCGATATACTATTATAAGATAAAGAAAAATACCTATACCTATAAGTAATTTAGTAGAAGTTTTTAAGTTTGGAAATAAACTTTTTTTCATTATCTTTTTTTATAATTCATTTAAACCAAAGAGTAAAATAATTATAACATTTTTTGTATGAAAATATAACATAAAAAATAAAATAACTTTATTTATAAGTATCAAACTATCATTTTTTATTTAAGGCAAATAAATAAATTATATATTTTTGTGCTCTTTTTTCAATATATTAATTCACAACAAGAGACTATTTGATTTCAGATAGTCCAATTGAAATAAACTGTTATTTCCTTATAAAAGAAATAGTGCTGGTAGATAACCAGCACAAAACTATTCAAACATCTTTTTTTTAATCAGAGAACTCAAAAGAGACCCTGTTACCACCAAACTAAAAATAAAACCACCTCCAAAAAAGTAAAGAATGAAATAATCTTCATAGAGTATAAAACCAAGAGCTGCAAAATCTCCCAGGAACAAGGCCAGGATTCCAAACAAAACAATCCAGACCTTGTCTTCATCAAACTCCATCATAATATTTCTCCTATATTTGATTCCTTGATGGCAAATACAAATTAAATATTTATTATCTAATGTCAATACAAAATGCAAGAAGAAGAAAGTATTACTATCCAAGAACCAAATTATATTGAACTGATAAGCAAAAACTTAAATATTGGTCAATGACAAGTACAAACCGTTTTGAATCTAACATCAGAATGAGCTACAGTACCTTTTATTTCTCGTTACAGAAAAGAGCAAACCAACAATCTGGACGAAAACCAAATAAGAGAAATCCTGGAACTTAGGAAAAAAGAAAAAAATCTACACCTTGCCAAGCAAAAAGCCATCAACTGAATCCATGAACAGTGAAAGCTAACCAATGATTTACAAGACAACATCCTAAACTGCCAAACTCTCAAAGAAGTAGAAGAAATCTACAAACCCTACAAGTCCAAGAAAAAAACAAAAGCTATGATTGCTATAGAAAAATGATTTGAGCCTGTAGCCCATAACCTGCTCAACAACATCTTACAAATCCCTGATGAACTACTCCAACAATATGCCCAAGAAGAAATACTAGAATGAGCTGTACAGATTATAGCAAGCTGGATTAGTTCAAACTCACAGCTTAGACATAAACTGCTAAATACTCTATACTCATTAGGAAGCATATCATCATCATACAAATCAGAAAAAATGCTTGAAAAACTCAACCCAAAAGAAAAATCTCAAATTCCCAAGTTTGAAATATACAAAAACTTCACAATCCAAATTTCAAAAATCAAACCTTATCAAACCCTAGCTCTCAACAGATGAGAAAGTCTAGGAATTTTGAATGTCAAAATCCTCAAAGATGAAGATATTTTTGCAAAAATACAAAAATACTACCTCAATTCTTTGGAAATAAAAAACCAACTCAATGAATACCTACTTGAATGATTCAAAACCTGATACAATGCACTTTTTGAGTCTGTAGAAAGACAAATTAGGTCAGAGCTTACCGAAAAAGCTCACGATGAAGCAATAGTTACTTTCCAGCAAAACCTCAAATCTTTGCTTATGACCAAACCAC from Candidatus Absconditicoccus praedator includes these protein-coding regions:
- a CDS encoding F0F1 ATP synthase subunit A, which encodes MYLPDITPEYIEVFGFPVSQTLITSLVATVFFVLFVVLYNLLKSKNPKNKFVVGVDMFVELVLDFFENIGGTLHPIAKNYVIFVFFYLLWVNLFGVLGDVFAIVIPAVHEWFRPVATDIYFNAILAVLGVVGSLIYGFKMNGFHYIEKFVPYKGMGLVDKVDSVGKFFVKIADIAIGLFVGVLEMISEVAKILSLTLRLFGNIFAGVILLTLSITALPVLFPVLVIVFEIAVSFIQAFVFALLVCIYFKMAESVH
- a CDS encoding ATP F0F1 synthase subunit C (produces ATP from ADP in the presence of a proton gradient across the membrane; subunit C is part of the membrane proton channel F0); protein product: MELSVLGPGIAILGVIGAGIGIGLIGKSWLEALSRNPEASGKYLTAAILSIAFAEATAIFALVVAFLLM
- a CDS encoding ATP synthase F0 subunit B, encoding MQFENETIQIVVNVLIQAVNLLIIFFIFKYFFAGKIIQSMEERKQLLEKIKNAKEEYDKKIKEAKEESEKIIDEAKEHKNKILQEAEDLAKQEKQKIISNAERKAEDIIENAKMKSDSIQKELEDSWEESVKETVRVVVGKLIEEDVQLQDKYISNILEQAKK
- the atpA gene encoding F0F1 ATP synthase subunit alpha — translated: MSVAKDLIKQIEEKVKNTSLDETFSKKGEILEVKDGVATVVGLDDAMFSEIVEFEDGTKGLVLDLTQNYVGVLVLGDYSNITQGQVVKSSGEVLSVGVSDDFLGRVVDGLGNPIDGGEKIKEEKKYPLEKVAPGVMARQGVDTPLQTGIKPIDSMVPIGRGQRELIIGDRQTGKTTIGIDTIINQKGNDVYCIYVAIGQKESKIRRIVETLKESGAMDYTVVVNVPAYSPAVMQYIAPYVGCSIGEYFMDKGKDALVVYDDLTKHANAYREISLLLRRPPGREAYPGDVFYLHSRLLERAARLNQENGGGSLTALPIIETQAGDVSAYVPTNVISITDGQIFLETDLFAAGIKPAINVGLSVSRVGGSAQTKIIKKVSGKLRLELATFRELEAFAQFASDLDESTQQKIQRGQRLVEMLKQGPNSPLSFDKQAIVIYAGTNGYFDSLEIEKISEFEKLIYEKLDSSYKFLSDSIIEEKNLSEEIENQIKSLLDEVAEEIK
- a CDS encoding integrase core domain-containing protein is translated as MNIHKNTRLTPLQRKEVWEYYKRGMKPKDLHIKFNVSLPTIYKIIKRARTQEFLPRNSINNRFRNIRRGLLRLAKIESKIIEKKNKEARRYNKNYPGEMMHFDTKKLPLIRGAANKKSEYLFVGIDDYSRELYVAIMQDKTQVSSSMFLRQVIDECPYTIECVYSDNGVEYKGNDKHEFVKECVKSGIKQKFTKVRTPRTNGKAERVIRTLIDMWHSKEVFKSSEHRKMSLKRFVNRYNTVKPHKGLDNKTPYEVIEKFYYG
- a CDS encoding DKNYY domain-containing protein, whose translation is MKKSLFPNLKTSTKLLIGIGIFLYLIIVYRIVYVPKDFGRHYSKNFLYVYYEGNMIDGADPISFEVFRENLRYAKDKNNVYYRGEIQEKKDQKTFELLGCSRTKCYGKDTENVYFNNKLLEGFNSNDVFYIGDLYLGYEDNVYYKGELVEGADLNTFRYTLDGYRKDDYNKYYKGEKIR